The Pristis pectinata isolate sPriPec2 chromosome 9, sPriPec2.1.pri, whole genome shotgun sequence genomic interval AAGGTTGTGTCCTGTACATGGTCTGAATAGATCGTATATAATTTACGAATCCAACTGGATCTTTGTTTCTACTTGGGGCATGATGGGTTATTAGTAACACCTCTTGGGGTTCGCATGGCATATAAATCTACACAGTATCTGGTTGGCCCTGAACAGCTGCTCAGGGATTAGGGAGTACTCGAACGGGGTATGTTGTCCTccggtgggtgtccacctactccACAGGCATACCCATATATGGGTATacttgaccagctcacgctaccattggtcaagccgaggctgctgtgtgcagccagacaggttaacacatctttcacagttgTCTTCTacacttatacaactgcaacataatatcccagctcctgtactcagtgccctgactgatgaaggccagtgtgttaagtgctttttcaccacactgtcaacctgtgacaccactttcaataaactatgcacttgtactcctagatccctctgttccattacactcccttgtgccctaccatttcatagtataaatcctacactgatttgactttccagaatgcatcatctcacacttacctACATTGAAATCCcttttgccactccttggcccacatCCCTAACTGATTAAGATCCCTAACTGATtacaataactttcttcactattaACACAACCTCCTAATttcaggtcatctgcaaacttaccgatcaagccttgtgcgtttgcctccaaatcatttacataaataacgaataacaaaggccccaacactgacccctgcggcacaccactagtcatcggcctccattctgagaaacaaccttcaaccaccactctctgcttcctacctctgagccaattttcaatccacctAATGagctgtccctggatcccatgggacctaaccttctagaccagcctgccATTTAGGACCTTGtccaaggccttgctaaagtccaaatagacaacctccactgccctcccctcatccacctttttggttacctcttcaataaAAGGTTCATTaaacatgactttccacgcacaaagccctgctgactcctcctaatcagactccatctatacaaatgctggtagatcctatccctcagaattccctccagtaatttccccactactgacatcaggctgacgggcctgtagttccctggcttgtccttgctacccttcttaaacaacggaacaacattagccaccttccaatcttcaagaacttcaccagtggctaacgatgaagcaaatatctccacaagggcctctgcaatttctcctccagccttccacaaagtcctaggatgcactcggtcaggccctggggatttatccaccttaatgcgctgtaaggctcaaatatctcctccctggtaatgtaaatgtcctccaaaacatctccgctattttctcttatttcttgagcaaccatgattttctccttagtaaacaccgaggagaaatatctgttaaaaatcccacccacctcctccggctcaagacataggcagccctgctgaactctaaggggacctactctctccctagccacccttttactcttaatatggcTATAGAACTTCTTGTGATttcccttaaccttacctgccaggtccctctcataccctctctttgccctcctgattttcctcttaagagtattcttaatctttttatagtcatcaagggattcactcgtccccggcttcctaaacccaatgtgcttcctcctttttcttgaacTATAGCCTCAATACCTcccatcagccaaggttccctaaactttccaggtttacccttcacccaaacaggaacatgctgcacctgcactcttgatatctcactcttaaaagcctcccacttgccattcattcctttcccctcaaacagactcacccaatcgacctctgctaccTCCTGCCTAATTATTAGCCCAGCTCCAGTTTAGAACCCTAACGTGTGGACCTGTCATTTTCTTTcactatcttatcttaaaagctgatagaattatggtcactagagccaaagtgctccctgactgccacttcagttatctgccctgccttgttccctgaggtccagtgttgcaccctcccgagtaatGTCCTCTATATATTGAGTCAATATATATTGCCAGAAGAGGGATAGATGAAGGCAAGCGACAGCTACCAGCGTTGCAGAGAGGGTCATTCACTAGCCACATCATCGAAAGGAGAGGAAGGAGTAACAAATTCCAAAGCTCATCTCAGGCAGGCTGTGAAAGGGCGGGAGTACAGCAGCTCGACCAGAGCGGAAAGAACAGCAAGAGGTGAGAACAGGAACGGTGTAAAGCCGGCGATAGTTTGCACCAGGGGAATGAGGAATGCGTCAggaaaggaacagaaaaaaaactgttatGATTTTTGAGCCGAACTTGTTGGAACAGTGCGGGAGGACAACGAGCAGTGGGTAAACTGCGCCCGAATGCATGCAACGTGGCACCAGTTGCCCCCAAGTCGAATGCGTCGGAATCTTTCGCAGAGTGAAATCAGGTGAGCCACACTAGATCCCTTCCTTTCTCCGATACTGCTGAACTTTATTTCCTCCGATTTAGGCGTATTGCTGTTTCACCACTAAATAGTATTCAGTTCTGCACACGCCCAATTATTTCCCAAGCAACGTGTTACCCTGGCGCTGTGCTGCAATGGTGATTAATTGAGTACATGCCCTCTTTCTTCGTCTTTTAACTGAAAAATCCAGCGTGGGATGGCGAGCAGCATTCCACAGGGGACAGCCCAGGGTCACTTCAGTCAAAGTTCCCGCCCCACAGTTGTGGCACTCAGCGAGCGATGCCCTGCACAAGAGGAGAAATGCGGAAGTACGTGGcttaaatactgaagcaaaccgGGAACCTCGGTCAAAAGAAAGACTTCGCAATAAACCTGGTCCTTGTTTTGGGTTTATTTTGTGTCTGCGCATCTCCGGCCAGAAGTACTGGCTGGGCGAACTGTCagacgtgtgtttgtgtgtgtgtgtgtgtggtttcgCAGACCATGGGAATTTCTCCTCTCTTCATTTTGGTGCATCACAGGCGAGACCTGGGCACGGGAGCGAGTCTCTGTGGAGGCTGAACCCGCTCCCAAGGACATGTCGGGTCCATTAGCAGAGCCAGCCAGACTCTCTGCTTCCATTCCCCCGTTTATTCGGTTCCGAAGACTGGAGGTTGAGAAGTGACCCAAGCGATGCCAGGCTTCGGAAGTATTGCTTGTCGGCACTTGAGACCGAAGACCGTCAGGAAGTCTGTTCTGGCCTGCCTCCTCCTATGGATCGCCTGCTGGTTTCTTGTAAACATGTCAGTCTTCATCCGCAAGAATATCTTTGCCGAATATTGCACCGACCAGAAAAGTAAAGGAATTCTCGGTCGACTGGTAAGAAATTTTACGAGATAATACAGATGCAAGTGTGCAAAATACGACTGCTCAGTAACTAATGACTGATGAATTAGAAAATGCACTTCCATCGGGATTTATATTGACAGGACTTACTCCTTAGACAAGCTTTATTTCAAGGTCGTTTTGTATATAGTTTAAAAAATAGCAAGCTGTTTCTCCCACGAAAATGAAGTTTAAGCCTAATTCGGtaaccatttaaaaatgtttagtATTTGATCCTGAATCTATATTTTTGGGATTGTGAAGCGAGCATTGTAACGAGATGTTGATCGATTAATAGAgcgctattaaactggaaaagagtTACATCATTTCGAGTAAAAATGAATGCTCACCATTTCTCAGAGGAAGCAAATGAATCAAGCTGCCAATTATTCGAGTCATTTTTATAATCCGATTGAAAGTGGGAGGTTGGTATGTTTAACTGGCGTGAATAAATGTGCTCAAGACAATTCTAAACCTGGAAGAAGTTGTTGCATTTATCGAGTGCTGGTTTGCCCATAACAACTCCTGGTGTGGATGATTTAAAAGTATTGTTCGGACTAAAGCAGACTTTAGACGTGACTTTTCACGCACCCGGCGCTGTTATAAACAGCCTTCCTGCTCTGGCCACGCTTTAACCTGCTGCACCAGTGTGGATGATTAATTGCCGGAGGACAGGATTAGCACCATCAACCGATGATATCGTCAGTTCGCAGTTCACCAGACTGCTAAATATAGTGACGgaacaaacacattttaaatcGTTTAATTGCAGAACGCCCAACAATCTTATTCAAATTGAATGACATTACAGAGCCTCTTGTTGTCTGCAACTTTGAAAGAGGATCTTCAAAGCTCGCTTGTAAACTAAAGGACATTTTGCCCTTCATTTAATACTGTACTCCAGATTAGGTTGATCATTTAGCGAAAGCTAGCACAATATCTGCAAAAGTACATAATAGGCATTTACGACGTTTTTTAACCACGGAAATTTCGTAACCATAAATTCAATTTTCTATTCGCTCTTAATTTTAACATTATTAATTAACATGCGCGAAGATATGAAATATTAAATTAGAATTGCTCCATTATTTCCCGTATTGACCAGCAATGAAaccacaatctatattaatggacGTCACAAGAATATAAATGTTTGAAATGCACGCTTTCGTCCCGCTGATCATACATGTAAGGGTCGGGTTCAGAAAACCGGCAAATGTTCAGGTCACGCTTGCAGTTGATTTTATATTTAAGATGAAGTTGCAGTAAATCTCAATGGAACAGGTATTGGGATACCATGAAAAGCAAGAATGAATTAAGGAGTATCGGGGACATATGAAAACTGCCATTCAACCGTCATCAGTCAGCAAACACTTACCAATAAAACTGCCAATGAGGAAGAAAATAGAAACCAATTAGGTTGCTCAACGTACTTTTTGAGAGTATTTCTAACCATCACTTTGTGTGCGGGATGACTGGAGAGCAAAGTGATTTCCAACATAAGAAACGGATATTACAAATATATAATGTGGAAATAATTAAATGACCTTTCTGTGTTTGTAAACTCTCTAGTTTTTTTCTCTAGGAAACATACATGGCTTTTAAGTCTTTAGTACCTGCATTGATTGAATTTTCAACAGTTATTGGTCCCCCAGCTGAATTAATAAACTCCACCAAATAACAGGGTACACATTATAGGCTACAGTGCTGTCATTCTCTGTAAACTTCTGCAAACAGAATTTCCAGCTAAGATTGCCTTCCTTTGGACTGAAGTGACCAATGTTACACTTTGCAATGGGAACACATTGCCTCTTTCATGATCTTCAACAGGAGAGGTTTTCCATAACCATGCCTCTCCTTGGTGTCGGTGATTCCAGTGATGAAAAAGGATAGCGAGAAGGGCTTGGTAGCTGGAGTCTTGTGATCTTGCTACAGGAGTTGCTTAGGGGAATACCCCAGGCTGAACCTTATCCAATTGCTTCATTGTTAATCAACAACCTACTTCTGCCAGAGGTAGGATGTTCTTTCATGATTGTGTTGTGTTCAGTACAATTGAAGCACCTCAGATAATAAACTAATGATTGACCACATGTCGCAAGACCTGATAAAATTCTGTCATGGACTAGTAAAGGAAAAGTAATGTTCACACCACACAatttccaggcaatgaccaccaaGAGGAGGTTTGTTCACCTTCCTTTGACATACAATAGCACTGTTGTCAGTGAATCTTTCACTATCAACTGTCTAGGAGGCCATTGGGGGAATAGccccagccacataaatactgtggacgTAAAACCTGATTAGATGATGAGTATTCTGCAATGACTGGCTCATACTGTGACTCCTcaagcctttccaacatctacaaaacACAGTTTAGGTACATggtggaataccctccacttccCTGAATGGGTTCAGCAACATGCTAGAAGCTCACTAATATTCATCACAAAGCAACTTATATGAATAGCTTTCCTTAAGCATTTCCTTAAATGTCTCCTCCTTCCATCATCCCTCACtggctgcaatgtgcaccatCCAAAAGAAGCACTTGCTATGGTTTATTCACCAGTGCTTCTTAAGTCTGTGGCTTGTGGCACCTTCAAGGACAAGGGAGCAAGTGCATAGGGACACCACCTTTTCAATTCACATAGCCTTCTGATTTGAAAATACTTTGCTGATTCTTCATCATAATGGGATCTTGGTATTCCAGATCTAACAGAAATAGAAGTATTTTCACTGCATAGGCTGAAACAGTTCAAGATGGCAATTTACCACTGCCTACTCAATAATGGCAATTAGGCAGATACAATAACCTTTGGCCTCACCAGTAAGGCTCACATTCATAAATGACAATACCATTTCTGAGGAAACTAACTTAAAGATTGCAGGTCTGGAGCCAAGAAAGGCTCCACCTCTGTACGCTTTGGGAGATGGTGACAGGCTGAGAAATGATAAGATCTTGATTTATTACTGTTGCGTTCCCCCAAGACTTTGAAATACTGAAGCCATACCAGTTTGTTTCGGAAGCATCCCTATTGCTTTACATAAAACACTAAGAAGTTCTATTAAAGATATTAACCATCATTCCCAGACTAGGGTTTCAATTGAAGATTACATATTAACTTGGCTTGCTTTATTTTATGATTCatccaaatttctcatttcattgCTCTCCCTATAAATTGCCCACAGGTAATTGTTAGTTTCTATATAAATTTATTGAGGGAGTTATCCACCATCTGCCTAGTTTATCACTTCTTCATAAGTGAAAAGTTGTGTGACTGGCAGCCTCCATGTCTGCAGTAAGTGGGAGTACATAATGACGACACTTAAAAGTGTGAGGAAATTGATAAAACAATATAATAAAATTACATGGTATTATGGGTTTAAAGTTCTGTCGCCTCTTCAATTTCAGAGCAATTTGGGATGGATGATGTGTGGTAGTATTGCCTACAAATCCACATTTTTGGGAATtaataaataagaaaaatgcTTCATATTTTATTGCACATTAATGCTTTGTCTAGAAGTCCATCTAAAGCTTCTTCCTCACAAAAATGATTGCCAATGTTTGGAAAGTCGCACTAGTCCAGTAGCCTTCTAATGATTCTCCTTCATAAAATTCTGTAGCattccaaaatatttattttgttgtttatgacAAATGACATatgacatttattgtccacccctaaaTATGTTTTATGCTCCTAAAATGGATGTAACATTCAGAGCCAATAGCATCATTTAACAGAAAAGTGAAGCTGTAAAATTAATAAGCAAGTTGTTCATTCGCTGGGCCTGTAAAAGTGTGTAATTAACAGACCTAACGAATAAGAAgttggaaaactgcagatgtttagTGAgacagagccacagagtcatCCTGTATCTTTTGAACATTATACTAGTAAGAATCACTTGGATCTCACAGAAAACCAACCTTGCCACAGATTCTATTAAAGCTTGAATGTAATTGCTGATGTTGACTTGAAGGAAGATTGTGGCTGAGCTCTCGGTGACAGATTAAACATCACTGTGGCTTTAAATTTCCATACCTCCACTGAGTCATTTCAACACTAGAGTGGGGTGCGTGGATTATTTTGATAGAAGCAAATAAAAACTATGAATTTCTGGCATTTAGTTTTGGAATTGAAAGAGATGGTGGTATGAGATTGCAGAATATTGACTAATTATCATGGCAACTgatcaaaattttttaaaaagtatttcttAAAATATAAGAAGTTCTTAGTCACTGTGCAATAATGTACGGTACAGCATTTCAGCCACTGTAATATTTCAGTATTACAGTATTCCTTCCTTTGTACAgcctccccctgtctgcgtgggtttcctccgggtgctctggtttccttccacattccaaagatgtacaggttaggagttgtggacatgctatgttggcactggaaatgtggcaacacttgcgggctgcccccagaacactctatgcaaggatgcatttcactgtgtgatttgatgtacatgtgactaataaagaaatcttatctcttaataGTGAGATGCAGTATTGCaatgggagagattgagaaaacTGTTGGAGTGATGCCACAGCTTTTGCTTGACATCAGTCTATACTGGGTCTGTTGTGGACTTGTTGCTTAAAGCCATGGCTTGAATGATTTTATTGTGGAGCCAGAGAATCGCTCACACAATCCATTTTCAGGTCAGACAGAAATGTATTTGATCAGTTTTTCACCtcaaggaaagagagaaaggtcaattaacctactggcacAGTTCAGCCACTCTCTCTCCACTTGTACAAAGCACAACATTTTTATACATGTTTAAAGATAAGTTAAAACATCTTCACCAATATATGGACTTTTCAGCTATCTCTTCTTCACAGTGAGAAGGTACATGATCTGACATCAGCATTACTGCATGATCATCCTCTCCTTATAGACCCCTACCTTTTGATCAGAGTCTGGTGGTCTCATGGTTAAACAATACACTCTTTCAGTTAAGGCCTTGGTTACCAAGGTGATGGTACTAAAAGCACAAGGGGTCTTCTGGTATCTTTATAGACTTATTTCAGGGAGTAGAAATACCCTTGGCCTTGCACCATTCTTTATAAAAGAATGTGTAAATTAACCCTTCAGTCTATACCACTGTGTCTGATCACTTTACCATCATGTAGCAGATGTAGGATGAAGGTGGATTTCTGAGGGCAGCTATATTCAAGaggaatgcacacaaaatgccagTAGTCGGGAagtgaacaatttaaaaatagtGTTGTCTTTTACCGCCTCTGTAACTATTCACTATTATTAATTGGTTCTTCCTTTTCATTCCAACATGCACTGTAACAGCAGGGATAGTCATCCTGAGGGCAGACGCTCACCATCCAATTTCTTTCCAGATGCATCATCTGCAGCAGTATtaacttgtatttatgcagtACCAAAGTCACTGGAAACAGTGCACTTTACCAATCAGAGAATGAAATACCATAGACCACATTGTTTGTGGGTCATACCAcaagaatattttgtttcaagAGGAAAGATTGTGCAATGCTGCCAGAAAAAGTATGGTCTATGAGCACTCTGACCTACTCTAGAGGGCTGCTTTACAAAATAATAACCTCCTCTTTGACTAAATAGAAGCTTCCTCAGAACAATTAGGTGCCTTTAATTACTGAAGGCAGGAGCAATACTAATTTGCTGATCAAATATCTCAGCAGATTTATTATCCTCCACAGTATGGCTGTGATCCAGATGGCTGTTTGATTGAATGCTCCTCCCTATACACATTTCTTCAGAAAATGAGACTAAATCACATTGTCTAAATTATAATCATGCAGCTAAAACAAAATCATACAGCTcaaaccagagaaaacaatacaatgttAATGTGCTTTTGCCATTTAATGGAGAGGCTCTAAACTGTGTGATCTATACCGGCTTCCTGATGCTGAGGGACTGCAGGATTGTCTGAAATACCATACTTCAGAGAACCTAAAGGACTCTTATAGGCCTGTTCACCAACTAAAAATGTGGCACCATTCAAAGAAGGGCAATAAGTTTGGCCATTTTCTCTctcaaagatacatttcattacTTGTTCCAAGATTAGACAAAACTACTGCTGCATTTTTTCCACACAAGTACTACACTTCAAAATTTTTCATCCTATAAGAGCGagccaatttgttttattttgttccttcTCCATTGGAGGGCAATTTTTGTAATCCAGATGGTTTAATTTAAAGACAACTTACAGGAATATTCATTTTATTAAATTTCCGACAATATATCATATCTTTTGTTTTAGTTCTTTACAAAAGCACACAACATAATAGTAGAGCTGTGGTATAAATATTACACTGTGAGTCTTAACTATAATTTCAGGTGCAATACATAGATATCTGAGAAATATTACTTGCTCTGTAGCATTTCAAATTTAATGTTAAGTTATCATGCATAcatttttatgtctaatttaACTTTAAATACACTGAACTTTCATATTTTGGTGTTCTTTGTTGCAATAGAATACAGTGGAACTGATTTTGAGTTTCTATGTTTGTTGCAGTGTCATGACTATCAGAAGGGAGTGCTGACAGGAGATCTGTGCGAGGATTTGTGTGTCACACAGACAATGATTTATAAACGATGCCTGTACTATGATAAAGGGAAAAAAGTTATACAGGCTGATTGGAATGGGCGGCCAATAATTCTGAAATCCAAACTAGAAGACTTCTTAAGCTATGACAGCCTCTATCTTCTGGATGAACAAGAAAGCAAATCCATTCCTGATATTGACATCCTGGTCTTTACTGCACTGGAAATCAAACACTCCTTGGGTCTGGAAGTGAAGAATGTTACGGTACCACAACTATGGACCAAGCACTTAAAAGACAGAAGGGGCTCTTTCTCAAGAGCAGAGCTAGCCAGTATGTGGTCCCTGTTGCAGCAGGAGGAATATGTATTTTTCCAGTTACTGCAGGATCTCAGTAAACATGTTCTCAAAATGGTGGGCTCCTGCGGTCATTTCTATGCTGTTGAGTACCTCACAGCTGGTCACGCTTGGCATCACAACCTTTTTTCCCTGGAGGAGCTGGGCACTCGCTCCTGGCGAGGCAGCAGCAGCAAGGAATTGTGGCAGGCAGCTAATGGGATTGCACTTAGCTTCCTTGATCTAGCTAGGCACTTTGAGAATGACTTTTCCCACCAGCTTCATCTCTGTGACATCAAGCCAGAGAACTTTGCCATCAGGGCTGATCTAACGGTAAATTGTGCGCGTGGGATGAGAAAATAGCAGCATTGAAAAGACAGGTTCTTGGTTCCCCTGtttataaatgcatttaaaaatgttataaaTTTGAGGTGCATGGTTCTCTTTTTCAAGTGGTGTAAGACACTTCAAATTAACCTTCAATTACATTCAAAGGATTTCAATATATATTCGAAGTCTACACCAGCTTCAGTAGCTAAAATGGGAAAAGGGAAGCAAAATTACAGACACTGAGCCTTCAGAAAAAATCATTGATTGCATCAGCTCTGAAATATCTTTTCTCTTTTCAGATGTTCAGATaccagctgagtgcttccaatatgTTCCCATCACACACCAGTGAGGAAAACAGCATAAATAGAATATAAGCCTCATCAAATTTCTGAAAGTAACTCCACATTGTTCAATGAGTTTTTATGAAGCGATGAGATAGATTTCTGCTGGGTAAGAATATTAAGAGATATGGGACTAAGGCAGGGAAATGGGAGTTGCAGATCAGTGAATATCCAATAGAATGGCAGAAtcaactcaatgggttgaataacCCACTCTTTCCTTTGTTACTGGATTTCAAATGCATGTGCATGCGCGTGCAAGTACACACactaaaataagagcaggaataggtcatgtgcctcctcaagcctgccctgtcattcaatataaccatggctgatctactccaggtctcatctccttttctgtgctAAGTCCTCaaagccttcaattccctgatcttccaaaaaaaatctacctcctcATGAGATATCCCCAacgatccagcctccacagccctctgaggtggagaattccagagattcaccatcttctgtcaGATATCTATTGACATAAAAAGTCTTATGATTAATACATTGCCTAAGAGATCAATGGGAACAGACTCAAAGttaaatttcaaaagtaaattagATAGAGATTTCagaccatgcctgaatgttgcctaggacttgctgcttcatttgctgaggagttgctcTACCCTTTTTTTTAACAACTGTTACTGTAAGAAAGGGTAAAACATTGACCAGGAATAAAGGAGatgaatatttattttcaaactcCATTTAACAGAAGTTAACTCTAATTAACTTCAGATTATGCTTGtgttcaatcatttttttttctcttttaagatttacaattttttttctttcctcgtATATTTTGATTTGTTCAACACATTGCTGTGTCTGAACTGAACAGGAGAAATGGAAACAGGAGCAGTCCCTTACACCTCCT includes:
- the dipk1c gene encoding divergent protein kinase domain 1C isoform X3 translates to MPGFGSIACRHLRPKTVRKSVLACLLLWIACWFLVNMSVFIRKNIFAEYCTDQKSKGILGRLCHDYQKGVLTGDLCEDLCVTQTMIYKRCLYYDKGKKVIQADWNGRPIILKSKLEDFLSYDSLYLLDEQESKSIPDIDILVFTALEIKHSLGLEVKNVTVVAIDVDMAFFEPKMRDILEQNCTNDEDCNFFDCFSQCNLKTKRCRAERSNNNLQVICDKIFRPLFSPQLSELRVYHPLQSQLYKAVQRCAELSNHGTVDKKTTEGTFSELYNLFKAGQREQ
- the dipk1c gene encoding divergent protein kinase domain 1C isoform X1 → MPGFGSIACRHLRPKTVRKSVLACLLLWIACWFLVNMSVFIRKNIFAEYCTDQKSKGILGRLCHDYQKGVLTGDLCEDLCVTQTMIYKRCLYYDKGKKVIQADWNGRPIILKSKLEDFLSYDSLYLLDEQESKSIPDIDILVFTALEIKHSLGLEVKNVTVPQLWTKHLKDRRGSFSRAELASMWSLLQQEEYVFFQLLQDLSKHVLKMVGSCGHFYAVEYLTAGHAWHHNLFSLEELGTRSWRGSSSKELWQAANGIALSFLDLARHFENDFSHQLHLCDIKPENFAIRADLTVVAIDVDMAFFEPKMRDILEQNCTNDEDCNFFDCFSQCNLKTKRCRAERSNNNLQVICDKIFRPLFSPQLSELRVYHPLQSQLYKAVQRCAELSNHGTVDKKTTEGTFSELYNLFKAGQREQ
- the dipk1c gene encoding divergent protein kinase domain 1C isoform X2, which produces MPGFGSIACRHLRPKTVRKSVLACLLLWIACWFLVNMSVFIRKNIFAEYCTDQKSKGILGRLCHDYQKGVLTGDLCEDLCVTQTMIYKRCLYYDKGKKVIQADWNGRPIILKSKLEDFLSYDSLYLLDEQESKSIPDIDILVFTALEIKHSLGLEVKNVTVPQLWTKHLKDRRGSFSRAELASMWSLLQQEEYVFFQLLQDLSKHVLKMVGSCGHFYAVEYLTAGHAWHHNLFSLEELGTRSWRGSSSKELWQAANGIALSFLDLARHFENDFSHQLHLCDIKPENFAIRADLTVVAIDVDMAFFEPKMRDILEQNCTNDEDCNFFDCFSQCNLKTKRCRAERSNNNLQKEQEETNWIKLHSSKGCAETEGCTVCAYIFKNGRRCRGSTGSWNS